Genomic window (Rosa chinensis cultivar Old Blush chromosome 6, RchiOBHm-V2, whole genome shotgun sequence):
tggaaaTTAAAGATTCAAAACTAACTCTTCCCAATGCCTTTGTGAAAATGTCTGCGATTTGTAGAGAAGAAGGAACATATCTAGTGGAAATCAATCCGGCTTGTAGCTTCTCTAGAACCACATGACATAGAGATTATGTTTTGTTCTTTCATGAAAAACCGGGTTGGCGGCAATATGTAATGTAGTTtggttgtcacaatacaaagaAGCAGGTTTATCATGAATAATATGAAAATCTTGTAAACTGTACCTCAACCAAGTTAATTCTCGACAAGTCATAGCCATAGCACGGTACTCGGCTTCTGCTGATGAACACGCCACATTACTTTGCTTCTTAAATTTCCAAGAAATCAATGAATTACCAAGGAAAACAGAATATCCAGTTGTTGACTTTCTTGTTGTTGGACAACTTGCCCAATCTGAGTCACAATAAACTTTTAAAACCAAATCATTTTTTGGTGGAAAGAAAATGCCTCTACCCGGATTTCCCTTAATAAAATGCAATACTCTCATGGCAGCTTCCATATGAGGTTTCCTTGGTTGATTCAAAAATTGGCTAAGAATCCGAACAGAATACACAATATCTGGTCTTGTCACAGTGAGATAAATGAGTTTCCCAATCAATCTCCGATAACGTGTGGGATCTTTAAGAATTTCCTCATCTGTAGGTGTAAGCTTTAAATTTTGTTCCATAGGAAAATGACATGGACGACGTGCTCCTGTAAGACCTGCATCAAGTAGAATATCTAATGCCTATTTTTGTTGAGAAACGAAAATTCCTTTCTTGGACTGTGAGACTTCAATGCCCAAGAAATATTTAAGATTGCCAAGATCCTTTATGCAAAATTCCTTTAATAATTCAATGGCTTTGGAATCATTTCCAGCGAGCACAATATCGTCAACATAAATGAGCACAGCAGTGAAAGAATTACCAACCACACGTGTAAATAATGAATAATCAGCCTTGGATTGCCTGTAACCAGCCTTTTGAATAgcattggaaaatttggagaacTAATTTCGGGAAgcttgtttgagaccatacaatGACTTGTTTAGTCGACATACCAGATTCTCCCCATGTCGACTGAATCCAGGTGGAGGAAGCATATAAACCTCTTCATGAAGGTCACCATGAAGGAATGCATTTTGTACGTCCATTTGATGAAGACTCCAATTTCGGGAGGCAGCAATAGTGAGGAGACACCTAAATGTGGTGAGCTTGGCAGTGGGTGAGAAAGTCTCACAATAATCCACCCCTTCAACTTGGGTGTAACCCTTGGCAACGAGGCAGGCCTTGTAACGTTCAATGGTGCCATTTGAGTTATACTTGATCTTGTACACCCATTTGCAGCCAATGGGTTCCTTGCTGGGAGGAAGAGGAGTAAGGCTCTAGGTGTTGTTAGCCTCCAAAGCTTGAATTTCATATGTCATTGCTTCTTGCCAATGATGATTTTTTATGGCATCTGCAAAACTATTAGGTTCCACATTTCGAGTAATATTGGCAATAAAAGAACggtgagatgaagaaaaacGGTGATAGGAAATGTAATTAGAAAGTGGATAACGCGTATCTTTATTAGGAAATGGCCACAAAGATGATGAATCATCCTGGGTAGGCAACACAACATAAGAACAAACATAATCTTTTAGTTTGACATTTGATTTTCTAACGCATTCTGAGCGGCGAAGTGCAGGGACAATATCCTCATTAGGTACTAGAAGAGAAGAAGGAGGTAAAGATGGTGATGAAGGTGAAGAGTTGTCAAGTGGAGGGGATGAATGATGTGGAGATGGTGATGGgggtgtctgatcattgggatGAGTCTTATGGTCAGATAAGACATCTGGAGATAAAGAATTGTCAACTTGAGGAAGGGTGTGTTCAATGGGAGAAACCCTAGATGCAGACAAGGGTTCTTGAGGGATATCATTTTCAGGAATCACATTAGGAAGTACTGCATCATGAGGCTGCAGAGAAAGATTAGGAGAATCTTGCTTATAAGAAAAGATATCCtcatgaaaaacaacatccttgCTAGTGAAAACCTTTTTGGTAGTTAGATCATAAAGTTTATATGTCTTTTGACCAAAAGGATATCCAACAAATATGCATTTATGAGCACGAGGATCAAATTTGTGTTTGGGGTGAACATTAGTGGCATATGCaagacaaccaaaaacacgaatATGAGAATATTGAGGAACACGTTGAAATATTTTTTCAAATGGAGATTTACCAGACAAAAGTGGTGTAGGCAGACGGTTGATAAGATAAATTGCTGTGAGAACACATTCCACCCAAAACTCTAATGGAAGATTAGCTTGAAAAAGTAAAGCACTGGAAATCGTGATTATATGGCTATGTTTTCGTTCCACAACTCCATTTTGTTGGGGTGTGTAAACGTAAGAGTGCTGATGAATGATGCATGCACGCATAGATAAAAACTCACTTCCATTATCAGAACGAATGTGTTGTACCTTTTGATTGAATTGTGTCTCAGTAAAGGCAAGAAAAGATTTCAGAAGATTTTGAGTTTCAGATTTGGCATGCATAAGATACAACCAGGTACATCTACTAAAGTCATCCACAATTGTCAAGAAATACCTTGCACCAGAATGAGATGCAATTTTGTGAggaccccaaatatcacaatgaatgaGAGCAAATGGTTTTGTTGTGGAAATAGTACTCAAATTGAATGAGAGACATGTTTGCTTGGCTAATGGACAGACATCACATACTTTATCTACGCTACAAGAAACACCGGGAATTGTTTTGGCTAGCAATTGCAAGCGATTTAGAGAAGGGTGACCAAGACGTCGATGCCACAATGTGGAAGAAATGACTACATGATTGGCAAAAGAAATATGTGAAAGTTTAGTGGCTAAATTTAGAGTGAGGTAATAGAGACCGTTATGCTTCCTACCCAAGCCAATTATCTTCTTCGTAACCAAGTCCTGCAAAAGACACATGTCAGGAAAAAAGGTGATGAAACATTTAAGAGATTTTGTAAGCTTGCGTACTGAGATAAGATTAACCTTAAAACTGGGAACACAAAGCACGTCATTTAGACGAAGAttagaattaaaagaaaaatcccCAATTGAATGAATGGAAGCATGTTCACCGTTAGGTAATTTCACAGGAGGAAACAAAGGTGTAGGTGCAAGATTTGATAAAAAATTATGAATGGATGTAATATGGTCTGTTGCCCCGCTATCTATGATCCAATGAttaagaaaagaagaggaatgTGGTAAACTTGTACCATTTGCTTGAGATGGAAAAACACCCTTACTCTTTACCAGTGCCATAATTTGTAGGCATTATACAACGGTAAGATTGAGAGCAATTGCTTGAAGTTTATGGATGGTAGAATGAGCGGCATAAACAAAAGGAGAAGTTAAAAGCTTCTCAAAGAAATTCCAACACTACTTggaaatattttgaaatttaggTCTAAGAGCgttttgctctgataccatgtgaAAATGATAATTGGTATATTGATCATGATTACAATTCAGAATATTACAAGATATATAGGAAATCAATCTACCTTCTATGGTATGGAATAGTCTAGATCCTAAGTATtatcataaaaataaattacaacgATTGACAAAATGTGAAGTGAAACAATTAGCATTTATACCTAAATCTTTCCATATCATGAGAGATTCTCAACATCTATTATTACAAtcacttgtatgttttgttGTGATGCAATTGCCAGCTATTTTTTCTCTAGACTTGAATCCAAAAATAGAGTCCCTTTGAGAAAACAGGTGAGAGAGATCTAGGGTTTGGAAAGACAAGGGTTGGCGTTGTGGCCTGTCTGGCGGCGCCCCCGCATTGACAGCGGcttcctgcctcgtcgacgagTGGTGGGTGTGGCCGGACGGGTTCCTGGGGCTTTaggtttcttctttttctctggtTTTCGGTGGTCTTGGCTGTGTATGCCTTTTCATCTACCTCAGGCAGCGGTGTAGACGTTGGTGACAGGTGCTTAGCTATCGGTGACGGGAAGGTGGTCAGCGACCAGATCGTGGCGGTGGCAGGCCATGGATTGTATGGCACTGGTCTCTTTTCTGAGGCGATTGGCTGGGCAAAGGTTTGAGTTGTTGAAAGGGGTTCTCGAATTGATGGGTAGCTGGTTTGGTTTCAGGTTAGTTTGGGACGAATTTGCACAATGGGTATGTAATGAGTTCAGCCAAAGAGGATGGGGGTGGTCTAAGATCCCAAGCTTGTCGTGGCAGAGTACTTGGCTTGGGTGTCTTCGATGGAGTGCGCTCTTTTGGCTACACTCATGGTGGCTTGCCGGCGATTTGTTGTCCATGGTGAGGAAGATGGAAGTGGTTCAACATAGCTTAGTACTTTGTTTTATTAGGTTTttatgttttggtttttggttagtTTTAATAAGTCCCTCCTCCTTTGAGCGAGGGTTTTGGTGGTCTTCCCTATTGGTTGtgccattgttatggtgtcatCTCCAGGGACTAATTGTTTTAATTTCGATGTTTTCTTATTGTCAATGTAATGGGGAGATGTTCCTGCACGTATACTGGCGGTATTGGTATATGGTGCGGAAGGGGATTAGTCTTTTCTTGAGGTTGGCTGTAAGGATGTATCGGGACTCCTGGAAAAAGTTGATCGGTTGTAGCCCGGAACAAAGGGCGATTCATGTGGTTAGAGTTGAGCCCCTATCAGCTCATGGTATCTGTAACCGCTGGTTCTACAGTAGGGGTATGAGTAGGTCCTATTCTCTAGTTGGAGTAATTGAGATTTTACGATGTCATTCCCGTCTTTGTAATTTTTTGGATTAATAGaatttcttattttctcaaaaaaaaaaatagagtccCTTTGGTTGTTGTGACCTGTGAGCAGCTCTTATTCGATAATTTGGTTACGGTAGCTAGATTGAGTGCTATTTCAGTTTCAGAGTAATCTATGCTATTTTCCGTATTTCACGAAAAAGTTTTCAGCAATTGTAAGAGTGAACTGAACAATGATTGTACGAGTTAAAACTTGGAAGGTAAAGCAATGGTTGGGTCATATCTATTCTATGAAATAAGCCCATAACTCCTAGGAAAGCCCTAATACTTAGATCCAGCCCATAAGAGTTGTCCTAAAATTTTGTTTCGCCTTTCGGTTGTTATTTTGGAGGTATGGGGATTAGGGTTAAATTGTATCGTTCCTGAGGCAAAGGTGTGAGAAGATGGATGATGAGAGAAGAAGATGGGAGGATTTAGACACAGACTGCTTGACGAATGTGTTTTCAAGAGTTGAAATGGAGTCTCTGTTTTTGGCTGTTCCTTTTGTCTGCAAATCATGGTACAAAACAAGTCTCAATCCTTTGTGCTGGAAATGTCTCTGGTTTCCAGATTTTATACCTTATCCTTTGTTTACTGATAAGGCCGAGGATCGGCTTCAACCTGCTCAGAGTTTTGGTCCCTTTTACGATCAGTTTGTTGATGAATATCGAATAAACAAGACTCGGTTCTCTATCGATGCTTTTGTGAAGTTGGTAGTCGATCGTAGCAATGGAATTGCCACTTCTCTCATACTACCTGAATTCTGTACGGAAGAAGCATTGAGATATGTATCAGATGCATGCCCTCTCCTTAGGGGAGTTTGGTTCACAGATGACCTGGTGCTTTTCAAGAATTCTCAAATTATTGCACAAGTGATTGGAAAGTGGAAATTTTTGGAGTGCTTGTATTTGGGGAGTAGCTTGGTGAAAATTATGCGGCAAAGAAGATTGAGTAAAAAACATTTGAGAGAACATTTTAAAGTGTTGTTGACAGTGGAAAATCCACCCTGCTATAATGTTCTGGATAGAATCCTTGTGCAGATTGCCACTCACTGCAAACATTTTAAGGAATTATCTATTTCTTTCTGCAATGTTGGTGAAATTGAGGCATCCACAATTGTGAAGTTGCTGCCAAACCTTAAAAAGTTGGATGTGAGCAGTTCTTGCATTGATCGAGATAGTGTTGTTAAACTATTGCAGGGCCTTAAAAAGGTGGTGCGTTTTCATATCACAAGATGTGAAGGTTTTGAAGAGAGTGATGAAGAAATATCAAAGCTTGGTTCCCAGGTCAAACACTTTTTATGCCAAGATTGTGCAAACTGTGATTTATCTTGGTGTACAATAATCGTTAAACAGAGGAAGGCTATTTTCAGGGCATTGGAGTTATCAAATCAGATTAATGAGGGATGAAAAGGCCAGGTGGAGGTCTCATTTTGATCTATGGTCAAGGTGGTGTTTGTTTGTTGTGCTCTTCTAACTGAGCTAATGTCCTGATAGCCTTTATCACTTGATCCTGATATACTTGTGAAGATCTCTTTAAATGAAAGATTCAAATTCAATTATTGTTTGCAAACAGTTCAGTACTTTGTTGCATCTTCATGTtcaaaggtttttttttctttctgatcgTCTCTTTTTATATTGTTGCCCTAGTTTCTGTTTCAAGCTATATAACATGCAACTTGCCCCAGTTTATCCTTCTTTTCTCATCTTTTTTCGTTAtcaaatttttggttttcttaagCTTCCATACAATTGGTTCTGTTCTATTTAAACTCggttttgaataaataaagtcTAATTAGTATgtaagaccatctccaacagaTGGGTCTTTTGCCATCTAGACACCCAACGAGTATTTTTGACCGACCAAACCATTCTCCAACAGATGTGCTTTTTACATGTGGATTTGACATCCACCTCTCCTCTGTCAAAAATGACAGAAACCATTGAAGCTGATGTTTCTTTTTCTCACTCTCTTTCCCTTTCACggctttcttcctctcctctcaCCCAGAACTTCAAGCTTCCACTTAAAAATCACCCAGAACTTCAAGCttcaatcttcctcttctcaagattcttttctcttcttaggATCATGGATCAAAAGAATTCAGCTTCATCTTCAGATGGTGCAGATGAGGAATTTTGGGATCTTGCCAATTCATCATCAGACGAAGACTTGATGAATCTGCAGATTGAAGCTCTACAAGAGAAGGGGAGAAGAAGACGCCGGGGCTCAATTCCTGGTCACAAGCTGAATCTGAAGATGGGGATCATCCCATCCTTGAATGTGGCAGCCGGTCTGCTCGGGTTCTTCTTCGTCAAGTCCTGGATCGAGTTCTTGGCCCAATTTGGGTTTCAGGTGAAGCCCTTCACCAGGCAAGAGAACACTGTCATCCAAACTTGCGTCGTCGCTTGCTATAGCCTCGCCTTTAGCTGTATAACCCTCAAATCATTAGCTCTTTTAATCTGTGTGTAATTAAATTTGGTTGCATCTTTTTTAATACCGGAAAAAATTAAACTTGGGAAATTTTAATGACAGGGGGATTCGGTTCGTATTTGGTTGCAATGGATGAGAGAACATATAAACTCATCGGGGAGGATTACCCTGGTAACAGGGCAGAAGATGTTATTAATCCGAGCTTGTGGTGGATGACTGGTTTCCTCGTTGTTGTCAGCTTCCTTGGACTTTTTAGTCTTGTTCCGCTTCGCAAGGTAACTACTTCCACTGTGGTTTGTTCAATCTTCCAACAATGTTTTGGGTGTTTTGTTCTTCTATGTTGTAGTTGTTGTGTTCCTATTAGTTGCTTGTTAGCTTCCATGGTTCTACTTTTTGCAATGTCTTTTTTTAGTTTGCGATAGATGTGGCTGTTCAATTTATATACCTAAGTAATTATGTTAACCTTTCAGAGGAACTGTTGTCTCTTATTTTGTAAGGCATTGGCCGCGCCATTTTTAAGACTCTTAAAGTTTGACATGCTTGTTGGCCACCATGATTGGCATTCGTTGTAGTTGAAAGCATCCTCACTTGTATATGCTTCTGAAATCAGGTTATGGTTATGGATTACAAACTTACATACCCCAGTGGGACTGCCACAACAATGTTGATCAATAGCTTTCACACTAAAAGTGGTGCAGAGCTTGCCGGGTAAACTCTATGTCTCAACTTCATGAAATGCCACCACTGAAACTGGTCATTCTttcccatttaaaaaaaaaaaagatttaataTCCTAAGCCCTTTCTATCTGTTTTCATTCAAATAGAGGCCTGAGTTCAAaatgaatctttttttttttaatcacttTTTTGCACTGAATATATATGTACTCTTTTTATTGCAGGAAGCAAGTGCAATGTCTTGAAAAGTATCTAAGCATGAGTTTAATTTGAAGCTGCTTTAAGTGGTTCTTCAGTGGTATTGGAGATTCATATGGGTTTGACAACTTTCCTAGCCTTGAATTGACACTTTTTAAGAACACTTttatggtgaagtttggttccTTCATTTTGTTGTGAGCAGCTGTTTGGTTGTTAACAGTCCGATTAGGTGAGAAATTACTCAAATTGCTTTCATTTCCAGTTGTTTGGttgtgagaaattgagttgTTTAGAATGTGAAATGAGATTTGTGTTCTGGCTTTCCTTCCCATATATTACGGCAAGAATTATGCATATGAGTTAAATgcatttttctgttttgattttttagattttgtgttgttttctaTTGTGCAGACTGATAAATGCTACTTGTGTTAATAAATGCAAAAGAGTTAATAGAGttagctaccaaatgtaaatgAAATGTACTTAAGAGATATGGAAGCCTTTTGAGTGCTTTCTCTGTTCATAAAATGGAACAGTTTGTTGTTATGCATTAAATAGGTTTCAGCTTTCTCTGTTAGCAAAATGGAAAATAAAGCTGTTTGGTTGTGCATTAAATCAGTTTCTATTGCTTTGTCTGTTAGCAAAATGGAAACGACAGTCCGATGTGATTTAAAGCATGTTTCTTTTACTTTCTCTGTGTGCAAAATGGATTCAATAGTTGTTGTGCATTAAATAGGTTTATATTGCTTAAGTTGTATGCAAAATGGAACAGAAAGTTGATGAAATGCAGTTTATTAACTTGATGGTAATAAAAGAATACATGTGTGTTCTGAAACTGCAGATTGTGTTGCTTTCTCTGTGGCTATTTACTTTCAGTACAAGTTTGATGTCATTAGTAGATGCTGCTGGTTGCTATATGATTTTTTAGTTTGTATGAACAGGCTCCTTGAGTCTTGTAGTTGAGACTGCTTTTTAGTTCTCTAGCACATTTTGGATAGAGTGTGATATTTGGGAGATTGTTGTTTGGGTATTTCTTTCTGATTCTTTCAATTGTGTTGTATATGAAGATTTTGTTAGGTAGATTTGCCCAACTGTTTGTGTAAGAATTTGACAGTAAAAGGAAACACAAGTCATGGATTCCAAATCCTTGATTTGTAATTTACAgtgcaaaatatatttttgatgTATCATCATTTTTTAGATGTAtgaatgtcacgcccctgattttacacacaagaaaatcgatatatataatcccataattatacatgcgtgaacgttcagtcatcaatacaaaatacctgaaatctttttccctttaacttacacagatattgatgccctgaaccctcaaagtcaatatacactcgctccatagagttatatatattacacaagcttacgaattaaattgtcaacaacaaaataaaacgtaaaggctgctcagagtaactatacaacggaagtccttatcaaaggtaaagtcacaaagatgacttcctaccgtaaagctgctaactcgctgcctcaacctcgattatcctaacctataggattaacccctacaccgttggaatggtgcaccgggttgccatacaacaaacccggtaagcttttgcaagcccgtatgagtaactcaaaaacaCACATgaacaactcacgccaaaaacgaggaaaacctttcaactcgcgaataaagaaaacataccatgcttccaaaaacaatactcttttcccaaaagaaacaacgaaagtcacaccgtgacaaaatcatataaatcgttaacctaacaattcaaatatgataaatcgatccaacctggataaaacaataattaggtccaacctggacaaaacagcaaataggtccaacctggacaaaatatgtaccaaggagtcttaagtaacctacttagatccctaaagtacgatggcagacaaactagagctctaactgaatcgtaacctgtcacccggccaaggttcaatcttacgatataatattgccatgaggatgcaacctgcaaccccggatccttaggccaacctgaccctcagatcaaaacgttaaatcaacccaaaaggagaaatcacaacctgtgactctcaaatcctcagaccaccggtcgtcagatcaaaacgttaaatcgaatcaaaaggagaaatcacaacctgtgactctcaaatcctcagaccaccggtcgtcagatcaaaacgttaaatcgaatcaaaaggagaaatcacaacctgtgactctcaaatcctcaaacacttttcaaaacaatagaaataccatttcccaccaattgttttccaaaagccacaacccaagacaataaaaagcatcatttcatgcatattgtttcacaaatccacaaaccaccaaaacatatatatatatcatgtaaacatatatctactaatacatgaatacgtatgtatatatatacatcccataatatatatatatatacacacacatagtcatccactcagaaatgccactaataccatctatagtttgcagttaactaattaactctcaaaacgataagggtattcccgttcgtgaatgaacttcgtgagattactcacctcagaatcccgctgcgtcttcaatatagaaccgaactaacactatcaccaacaactcgtccaattcacctttagaagcacctaatcaccaatgatctcaaattagtaacgattcacaaatgatttaagtctgaaacccttgttttgaactaaaatccccaaagtggcgccaatcgaggcgaaaccacaacCGAgccctcccaaagtctctggaatacgtccacgatcgatgtgaccaaaccacaagtcgatcggacgctcaaatcctcacggatagcataaatcgatcggtatgaaactgcaaaaatcataacaattccaaacgaactccaaaacttgcatattatatatcgaaacgctcgtatcaacgagtagaacatatataataataaaaacagttccttaagtggccggaacaccgccggaacgcctccacagacggtggcgcaccgccgccggccaaaactcaatatttcacaaaactcccaacatcaaagttgttcatctaagcatgcttgtgaactttcataactggctcgaagtcagaaaacaagcttaagggatcgaaaactacctcacaagtcgtgaacagtaatcccaactaagttgaaccgatttccacgtaaaccgatcaaaacaaacaccatagatcgatcaggaagcctattctgaactcaaccaaggaagcacgaagccacgaagtcgccggagttgtgttttccggccgggtccgaaaacaccaacctgcaccgccttctatcGCCGCTGCCACCGAGAATCGgcactagaggacaccacagggaggagtgCACGGAGGAGTCGAGCTGATCTGGAAAgtctcgtcgccggagatggccggagctcgccggaaaagccgggtcggatcaccaggttcgggtcgggtcgagcgcgggtgatgagagagaacAGAGGATTCTGATTTTCCGGAAATGgtaaaactgaaaatggaaatagtaagtttccgaaaatggaaactcctatttatagaacttttccaaaacttcaaacgctcaaaactttctcatacgaactccgatttccgcgttccacatgtccacgaactcgtatcgacgcgctctacaactttcgtgaaggaagttttcgga
Coding sequences:
- the LOC112171800 gene encoding F-box/LRR-repeat protein At3g48880, with product MDDERRRWEDLDTDCLTNVFSRVEMESLFLAVPFVCKSWYKTSLNPLCWKCLWFPDFIPYPLFTDKAEDRLQPAQSFGPFYDQFVDEYRINKTRFSIDAFVKLVVDRSNGIATSLILPEFCTEEALRYVSDACPLLRGVWFTDDLVLFKNSQIIAQVIGKWKFLECLYLGSSLVKIMRQRRLSKKHLREHFKVLLTVENPPCYNVLDRILVQIATHCKHFKELSISFCNVGEIEASTIVKLLPNLKKLDVSSSCIDRDSVVKLLQGLKKVVRFHITRCEGFEESDEEISKLGSQVKHFLCQDCANCDLSWCTIIVKQRKAIFRALELSNQINEG
- the LOC112174414 gene encoding probable metal-nicotianamine transporter YSL6, producing MTETIEADVSFSHSLSLSRLSSSPLTQNFKLPLKNHPELQASIFLFSRFFSLLRIMDQKNSASSSDGADEEFWDLANSSSDEDLMNLQIEALQEKGRRRRRGSIPGHKLNLKMGIIPSLNVAAGLLGFFFVKSWIEFLAQFGFQVKPFTRQENTVIQTCVVACYSLAFSWGFGSYLVAMDERTYKLIGEDYPGNRAEDVINPSLWWMTGFLVVVSFLGLFSLVPLRKVMVMDYKLTYPSGTATTMLINSFHTKSGAELAGKQVQCLEKYLSMSLI